A portion of the Cryptomeria japonica chromosome 5, Sugi_1.0, whole genome shotgun sequence genome contains these proteins:
- the LOC131875786 gene encoding endoglucanase 16-like: MEALLAVVLLLLCGEWQVVRGEFDYRDALSKSILFLEAQRSGKLPQSQRVKWRGDSGLTDGKLQNVDLAGGYYDAGDNVKYGLPMAFTITTLAWGTLDYGKELKDAGEIQNARDAIRWGTDYFLKGSATPNELWVQVGDPQADHNCWEHPEDMDTPRSLYKIDKDTPGSEIAAETAAASAASSIVFRFTNPRCSHLLLQRSQSLFSFADRYKGTYGGECPFYCSVSGYNDELLWAASWLYRATKSSYYSKYIIQHDDLKAYVNEFNWDLKYALLFQPLVDRENKEKKMMKQNVHFSLLNPSPHMPPKSMETVSSK, translated from the exons ATGGAAGCGCTTTTGGCAGTGGTGTTGTTGCTGCTTTGTGGTGAGTGGCAGGTGGTTCGTGGAGAATTCGATTACAGAGATGCTCTATCTAAGTCTATCCTCTTTCTAGAGGCCCAACGATCCGGTAAACTCCCACAATCTCAGCGAGTAAAGTGGAGAGGAGATTCTGGCCTCACAGATGGGAAGTTGCAAAAC GTTGATTTAGCTGGGGGTTACTACGATGCAGGCGATAACGTGAAATATGGGCTTCCCATGGCATTCACTATCACCACACTCGCTTGGGGCACACTGGATTATGGCAAAGAGTTGAAAGATGCAGGAGAGATTCAGAATGCAAGGGACGCTATTAGATGGGGAACTGACTACTTTCTCAAGGGTAGTGCAACTCCAAATGAATTATGGGTTCAG GTGGGTGATCCCCAGGCAGACCATAATTGTTGGGAGCATCCAGAAGATATGGACACTCCTCGATCTCTTTACAAGATTGATAAAGACACCCCTGGATCAGAAATTGCAGCAGAAACGGCCGCAGCCTCGGCTGCCTCCTCCATTGTTTTCAGATTCACAAACCCTCGTTGCTCACACCTTCTCCTCCAACGTTCTCAATCG CTCTTCAGCTTTGCCGATCGATACAAGGGCACCTACGGAGGAGAGTGTCCATTTTATTGCTCTGTTTCAGGCTACAAT GACGAGCTTCTATGGGCTGCATCTTGGCTGTACAGAGCTACCAAATCCTCATATTATTCCAAGTATATTATCCAGCACGACGATTTAAAGGCATATGTTAATGAAttcaactgggacctcaaatatgCTCTATTATTTCAACCACTAGTAGACAGagagaacaaagagaaaaaaatgatgaaacaaAATGTTCATTTTTCCCTCCTAAATCCATCTCCTCATATGCCACCCAAATCTATGGAAACAGTAAGCTCAAAATAG